The Coffea arabica cultivar ET-39 chromosome 1e, Coffea Arabica ET-39 HiFi, whole genome shotgun sequence genome has a window encoding:
- the LOC113698372 gene encoding uncharacterized protein isoform X5, which produces MAPVFSRDAWRCVWHMIQDDLVHGWGLDFVLRRCVEPAHEKIDVVDSQWIVHQVIPSLGSQGQSENGKAPWQGSTLKASSSNFMVI; this is translated from the exons ATGGCTCCTGTTTTCTCGCGGGATGCTTGGCGATGTGTTTGGCATATGATTCAG GATGATTTGGTGCATGGTTGGGGATTGGATTTTGTGCTAAGGAGATGTGTGGAG CCTGCACATGAGAAAATTGATGTGGTTGACTCTCAGTGGATAGTTCATCAAGTTATTCCTTCTTTGGGAAGTCAG GGTCAATCTGAAAATGGAAAAGCTCCTTGGCAAGGG tcaactctgaAAGCTTCTTCATCCAATTTTATGGTAATCTGA
- the LOC113698372 gene encoding probable polyamine transporter At3g13620 isoform X1, translated as MGTSPQSSSECTLLIEDEKQQTTTTCTTCTTRTTTKKSKKLALLPVIFLIYFEVAGGPYGAEAAVGAAGPLFTILGFLIFPFIWSIPEALVTAELATTFPGNGGFVIWAHKAFGPFWGSMMGSWKLLSGVINLASYPALCIDYLKQTESAVEVSELKKES; from the exons ATGGGAACTTCTCCTCAGTCTTCCTCGGAATGCACCTTACTCATTGAAGATGAAAAGCAACAAACAACCACCACCTGCACCACCTGCACCACCAGAACAACCACCAAAAAATCCAAGAAACTAGCTCTACTCCCAGTGATCTTTCTTATCTACTTTGAAGTTGCTGGTGGCCCTTATGGTGCAGAAGCTGCAGTGGGTGCAGCAGGTCCACTTTTTACCATTCTGGGATTCCTCATCTTCCCATTTATCTGGAGCATCCCAGAAGCTCTTGTCACAGCAGAACTTGCCACAACTTTTCCTGGCAATGGAGGATTTGTTATCTGGGCTCATAAGGCCTTTGGTCCCTTCTGGGGTTCCATGATGGGGTCTTGGAAACTCCTCAGTGGTGTTATCAACTTGGCTTCTTATCCAGCTCTTTGTATAGATTATCTCAAACAG ACGGAATCCGCAGTAGAAGTTTCTGAACTGAAAAAGGAAAGCTAA
- the LOC113698372 gene encoding uncharacterized protein isoform X3 produces MAPVFSRDAWRCVWHMIQDDLVHGWGLDFVLRRCVEPAHEKIDVVDSQWIVHQVIPSLGSQGQSENGKAPWQGVRERCRSEWAQFQDRLANADKKYIEQLGRILN; encoded by the exons ATGGCTCCTGTTTTCTCGCGGGATGCTTGGCGATGTGTTTGGCATATGATTCAG GATGATTTGGTGCATGGTTGGGGATTGGATTTTGTGCTAAGGAGATGTGTGGAG CCTGCACATGAGAAAATTGATGTGGTTGACTCTCAGTGGATAGTTCATCAAGTTATTCCTTCTTTGGGAAGTCAG GGTCAATCTGAAAATGGAAAAGCTCCTTGGCAAGGG gtaagagagAGGTGCAGAAGTGAGTGGGCGCAGTTTCAAGATCGCCTAGCCAATGCAGATAAGAAATATATTGAACAGCTTGGGAGGATTTTGAATTAG
- the LOC113688195 gene encoding F-box protein At5g07610: MVCASAEAIESCDEILIQILKHLPAKSLFRFKLVSKRWSSLIYDPFLKSIWKPRVSGLFIQISTKKTCKTKHEYIQVEAKLPNSLQDNLSFLNSDGNSICGTEILSSCNGLFLILCKKGSKLFYNHRYYICNPTTKEYVAVPCPERRSAWKEVNMFLAYDPSESIAYKVVAISFLRRSQIFVNMYSSESKSWKGMEGVPLGDVCFNLGVYFDGSILWPALTSEESQCFNVSSEVFQRFAMPPLQKSNQQRKLKHFGKTNEGHLCLIVGSNSDANMLFVHQMKRGQFNWSVKYHVDLTSLASAFHVLYIASNEDEVSSMILLVKGRAMSHEFKDKTYKELQKIALPDQKCLVVHQLIENPFCLLN; this comes from the coding sequence ATGGTATGTGCTTCAGCTGAAGCAATTGAATCTTGTGATGAAATCTTGATTCAGATTCTAAAACATTTACCTGCAAAATCCCTTTTCCGTTTTAAGTTAGTTTCCAAGAGATGGTCGTCTCTTATTTATGATCCCTTCCTTAAATCAATTTGGAAGCCGAGAGTGTCAGGCCTCTTCATCCAGATATCTACCAAGAAAACTTGCAAAACCAAGCATGAGTACATCCAAGTGGAAGCCAAGCTGCCTAATAGTCTCCAAGACAATCTCAGTTTTCTGAATTCTGATGGAAACAGCATCTGTGGTACTGAGATCTTGAGCTCTTGCAATGGATTGTTTCTGATCCTTTGTAAAAAAGGCAGTAAACTTTTCTACAACCACAGGTACTATATATGTAATCCAACAACCAAAGAGTATGTTGCAGTTCCATGCCCTGAAAGGCGTAGCGCGTGGAAGGAAGTGAATATGTTTTTGGCGTACGATCCTTCCGAATCAATAGCTTACAAAGTGGTAGCAATCAGCTTTCTTCGCAGATCACAGATTTTTGTCAATATGTATTCTTCAGAGAGCAAGTCATGGAAAGGCATGGAAGGAGTTCCGTTAGGTGATGTTTGTTTCAACTTGGGAGTTTATTTTGATGGCTCCATCCTCTGGCCAGCACTAACGTCAGAGGAATCGCAATGTTTTAATGTTTCCTCAGAAGTTTTCCAGCGATTTGCAATGCCTCCGCTGCAAAAGAGTAATCAGCAAAGAAAGCTGAAACATTTTGGAAAGACTAATGAAGGCCATTTATGCCTAATCGTGGGATCCAACTCTGATGCTAATATGCTCTTTGTCCATCAGATGAAGCGTGGCCAGTTCAACTGGTCTGTGAAGTACCATGTTGATCTTACCAGCCTTGCTTCAGCTTTCCATGTTCTTTACATAGCTAGCAACGAAGATGAGGTATCATCCATGATTTTACTTGTAAAAGGCAGAGCCATGTCGCACGAGTTCAAGGATAAAACCTACAAGGAGCTCCAGAAGATAGCGCTACCTGATCAGAAATGCTTAGTTGTACATCAGTTGATTGAAAATCCATTCTGCTTGCTCAACTAA